CTCCAGCAGGGTTCAGGTGTTTCCTGCTATGCACGGTGGGTTTGTCCATCACTGTCAGAAAGGCCATCTTTGACTTGCCTGACACAAGTGTTAGTCACTGTCCACAAAGATATTGTCAATTAGTGTGCTAACACATACAGTGAAAATTAACTACTCATACTAGATTAAAGGAATGTATAACCTGTTCGAGTACAGTTttgtgtaaggagagcaatgagagaagcattaatgactttcaaagtaaaattttgtcaactgatctgaacatttgtcaaatgtctgcttgtgtctgtgtatgcgtggatggatatgtgtatgtgtgcgagtgtatacatgtcctttttttcccctaaggtaagtctttcctctcccgggattggaatgactccttaccctctcccttaaaacccacatcctttcatctttccctctccttccctctttcctgacgaagcaaccgttggttgcgaaagcttgaattttgtgtgtatgtttgtgtttgtttgtgtgtctatcgacctgccagcactttcgttcggtaagtcacatcatccactttcgttcggtaagtcacatcatctttgtttttagatatatttttcccacgtccctgtctgcaactcaacaggtcaTCTTTTCAGCGAGTAAAATAATTTCAAATCTGATCtagcaactgacctgcctacactgtgacgcattctatgtgggaatgaccagcaacaaactgtccattcgcatgaatggacacaggcagacagtgtttgttggtaatgaggatcaccctgtggctaaacatgccttggtgcacggccagcacatcttggcacagtgttacgccgtccgggttatctggatacttcccactaacaccaacctatccgaactccggagatgggaacttgctcttcaatatatcctctcttcccgttatccaccaggcctcaatctccgctaatttcaagttgctgccactcatacctcacctgtcattcaacaacatctttgcctctgtacttccgcctcgactgacatctctgcccaacctctttgcatttacatatgtccgcctgtgtctgtatatgtgcggatggatatgtgtgtgtgcacgcgagtgtatacctgtcctttttccccctaaggcaagtctttccgctcccgggattggaatgactccttaccctctgccttaaaacccacatcctttcgtctttccctctccttccctctttcctgacgaagcaaccgttggttgcgaaagcttgaattttgtgtgtatgtttgtgtttgtttgtgtgtctatcgacgtgccagcgctttcgtttggtaagtcacatcatctttgtttttagatatattttttcccacgtggaatgtttccctatatgtaTAAAAATCTGCAGCACAACCATGTGCACctgctgatggctccatccacacctctgtccacattaaatccaccaactaccaacagtacctgcattttgacagctgccatcccttccacaccaaaaaatccctcccatacagcctggccacttgGGGATGGTATATCTGCAGCAATATGGTCTCCCTTTcccattttgctgaaagtcttaccaaggccttcacagacaggttcTATCCCTCAGACCTAATCCACAACGCTGTGCCATTTCCCCATACACCCACAACCCTCCCATAACCTCTAACAAGAGTCAGCTGCAAAAGTGTGTCCCGTTCATCACCCAGTGCCATCctgaactggaacaactgaaccacatccttcatcaaggctttgattatctatcatcattccCTGGAATGAGAtatatcctacccaagatccttcccaccccctcCTAAAGTAGTGTTCTGCCACCCATTCAACATCCCAGTCCACCCCTCTGCCACTCCCAATCCTAATGCCTTGTCAGAgggatcatattcctgtggaagattCTGGTGCAATATCTTCTCAATCCACGCACCCAGCATttcctattccagttctgtcacaagcttatcttatcccatcaaaggctgggTCATCTGTAACGCATCCATTTGTATACTAGCTCTGCTGAACCCATTGCACAACTTTTTTGTTCatatgactatcaaccagctgttcaccaggatgaatagccactgccaaacagtggccaagagcaaagtagaccaccctgtggcacaacaggtAGCTGGAAATGACAtgtttgatttcagtggctgcttcaaaaCCCGGGTCATGTGAGCCCTCCCTTCCACCACCAACTTTCCAAACTGTGCAGATAGGAGTTATCCGTACAACACATTCTTCTCTCCCATGATTATCATGGCCTCAatctacagtaacctactgtccccacaccctctacccaacagtttctgccccctctgtgCTATTACCTCCTCCTTTTTCATGTCCCCTACTCTCAGTGTGTGCtgctccttttccactccccctttcccccctccccttcaTCCCCCTCCCCATCAAACCCTACCTCCTAATACTGCACATGGCAGTCTCATCAGCCCATGATCTAGTCCTTCCATGCCCCACCAGACAACACTTCCCTCTGCCCCCACCTGTATCCTGCTATGCCCTTCACCCATTCCCCACTCCCCTCCACATCGCAATTTATgtaacagttgcattctggtcGGAACTGCTGGTGGTCATGCTCATGCATgttgaggtgtgtttgcttgtgtgaatgtgtgtattttctttgctgaagaaggttttggctgaaagctataaatgtaacactctttttgttgttcctgtctgcaactcaacaggtcaTCTTTACAGCGAGTAAAATAATTTCAAATCTGTTGATTTTTCATGTAAATTTGGTTACTTCACTCAATCATTATGTAGTGTGGACATGTATTTTATTGTAATGTGTTGCTGAACTGACTGGCCAATAACTGTCAAATGTTAATATCATTAGGTTATGTAGATCTTGTAATTTTCATTCAGGCAATCTGTAGTGTGTATATGTATTTTTACTGTAATTATATTGCTGGACTGATTGCCCAGTAGTATGACAACAAATGTATGTTAAATTGTTATAAACATGCTGATGATGGCGATTGAAGGTTATAACGATTTATTGTTTTATTAGTAATACTGTAATATTCGTTAAGTTGTGGGTTATAAttaatatacatataaatatatgtAATCTTAATTGTCTCTCACTCCACATCATCTTAGTTGGttatgcatttattattattattattattattattattattattattcttttatttgccTGATTATTCTCATATGTTTGTTCTGAATGAATTACTGTCATGTAGTTATTATCTTCACAATTGACCTTTTTTGTGCTATAGGATACATTGTATTTACAGGTTTCTGTAGTTACAGCAACAGTGTTTATGGTTTTAATGATTGTGACTAATGCTGCAGTATGGACATTTTTTGTGAAAGCCCTCCGTTCTTCAGACACATCATTGTTTCCTACTGTGGCAAGTTCAGCAACAAATTACATATGTTCTGTAAGTCATTTCACAGTTCTCACAgagaaaatgtacagaaatgtgcaTTCTTCTTGTTATATTAATGCTTCGTTTTATTCTCTTCATAGGCCATGGCAGGATTCTGGTTCTTTGGTGAAATTACCTCATTAATGTGGTGGACAGGTACATTTCTTGTTCTGGTGGGCTTGTTGCTCATATGCCAgtatgaaagtaatgagaatttgCAGAGTAAACTAaaataataacttgttagagaAATTTATGTCTTTCGTTTTTGTAATATGAGGATGAAAGTTTTCCTTTAGTGGTTATTAAGTAACTCGGTAATTGTGTGAAATAACTGAAATCAGGATATGCTAATACTTTGTAAGTCTAGTAATTGCACATGCCCAATAGTGTTGAGAGTTGTCAGATGTAAACAGATTTTCCATGAAAAAGATGTACAGCATTCCAGAGGATTTTTAcagtcaaaaacaaaaaaaaaaaaaaaaaaaaatgattgtacTTGTTTCATATGTGCCTCCACATTACCACTTCATGGTTTCACCATGTACCTCATGATCTGACATAAAATTCTCCCAAATGGATATACATTTAGTAACTGAATCTTGTTTTCTTgagagtaaatattttttttcactTCAGGTGCATATTAACTAGTGTAATGATTTGATACTATCATATTTTGAATTAGCAGCatagttttacaatttttttacatcTTGTTAAATCCAAGCAGGATATACTTTGAAAGTAGTTCAACACTTTGTATCATTGCTAGCTTTGGGTTTATTGTTTGTATATGTACATTTTCAATGAAATTACAAAATTGTCAAAATTGCACAAAAGTTTACTTTTATGTAAATGGTGACCAGTTCCGGACCTTACTCTATTATTAATCTGTCCTGTCGAACAGAATTATCTTATTGCAATTAACATATACAATATATACGGTCAATAAATGTACAAATAAGTTTGACAAAATGATTCCATACCACAAGAGTTCTATCATAACACCATAATGTGTGTATACTGGCCACTTTGCTTGTAATAGTGGCTAAGTGCAAGGTACTATTTGCATATGACAATGTAGTGCTGTGTGCGGCAAAACAATGTTGTGTGAGCATTAAACGTCGTTATAGTAAACTGAGGTAGGGGGTGCTGTAGGGAGTGGATCATGAAGaggttgtttgtgtgtttttttttctcctttttttatgaaattacagAATAACGATTACATATGACCGTAGATAGATAATATCTATTTTAGCTTGATGTTAAAACATAATCACAgtataaaacatgcatgtacaaaAAAATCTTGCAAACACATAAGCATCATGCTATTAATACCCTACTAACAATCTTCCAaccattgtcaaaaataaaataggcCAGAACAAGTATTAAAAATGTATGAAGAATGCCTTGGAGTCCATCTGTCTGTGTATCATACATTCATTTATTGTTATACTGACAGGCCACTTGCGGCGCTATGAAGTATGGCATGGAACTGTTCGTAAAATTGTTTTTGTTCTTGCTACCTTTCATATTGTGACttaaatatttagttttttgtaTAAAAATGTGAATTGTGTACTATTATGTAAGCTGCAGTCCTTTTAGTGTTATGTTGACTGGCCACTGGTGGCGCTGTGAGGTGTGATGCTTACATGTTTACTAGATTTCTTTTGTACATGTATCATTTATTTTGTGACTGTGTTTAACATCAAGCTAAAAGGGACATTATGTATGGTCATACATAACCATTATCCTTTAACTTCGTAAAATAAAACGAACAACCTCCCTGTGGCACACTCCCTTCAGCACCCCCACCTCGGTTTATCTAATGATGTTCTATGTTCACTCAACATCATATTGCTGCATGCAGCACTGGACTGTCATATGCAAGTACTATCTTGCATTTAGCCACTCATACAAGCAATGTGGCCAGCATACTCACATTATAGTTCTATGGGAGGACTTACATGGTATGTAATCATCTTGTCAAATGTTCTTGTACTTCGGTTGACTTTATGTATTGTATATTTAATTGTAACATGATACTATCAGTCCTGCAGGATGACGTGACTGTGGAGTTAGATCCAACACTGGTCACCATATAAGTATAAGCAAACCCCTGTGCAACTCTGATAGTTTTGTAATTCCGTGGAATCATAGTAAGATGCCGCGTATTGCCATCTGGCATACTAGAAATCAGTCAATATGTATCTTTCATTggatttttgattttttttctgtgggtacAGCTGCACAGATATCATAATATACAATAATTAAAACATCAAAACACAAGCAGTTGCCTACCCACTATTCCTGATGCAGTTAGTAGTTGAATAAAAACCCCTGGTACATACTGGGAGTTTGTACGTGCATGCTTTTACAAGTAATGTGGTGAATTACTACAATGTACAATCTCATCCACTTGCCTCGCCCTCTCTGTTTCTTGCCCGCACCACCTATCATCCACACTCTATAATCTCCAGTcttaaaaagaaaacatttcagtacATGACCAATATTCCAAATAACGTTGTTAGGACTATCAAACAACTAGCCAATAGATAACTTTTGTAAAGTATACTAACCACCAGTTGTGAGATGGTGTGGGACCACCATTGGATTGCAATCAGAGTTCAAATGCTCCACTGGGCTGCcatccaagaatttttttttttttttttaaatcgaggtCAGGAAGTTTGGCACCCTGTAATGAAAACTGACAGGATGGACTTACCCAGTGTCACTTGTTTATTGGGGGACATTGCAAATTTAGCCCACCAATGACAAGACTGTGACGTTGGGCAGTGACATTCATGGGTTCTTTCTGAAGACTTCATCCACGATTCTTTCAGAGGACAGATTCAGTTGATAGGATATTGACTAATTCACATGCTTTTTTTGTACAGAGCATTCAGACTTTTCATTCTGGAGACATGTCAGTCTGTCCTCTACTCGATTTTCAGACCGAGTCTAATACCATATTCATCCAGATGTCCATTTTTTTGTTGTCACATACTCAGTTTCCATTCTGTCAGAAGGTCTTTGGTTTGGTTCAGTGTTCGAATACATGAACATTTGACTTTGTTCCCACCACCTGACCTACACCTCCAAATGCAAGTTAGGTGAAAGGCAAAAATGATAAATAATTAACCAGTTAGgtaaacaacaataattacaagGCAACGATGCAccaaggtgacaaaaatcatgagatagcaatatgaacatatacagattgtggtagtatcgcatatacaaggtataaaagggcagtgccttggttgagctgtcatttgcacttgggtgattcatgtggaaaggtatctgatgtgattatggccacacaatgtgaattaacagactttgaatgcagaatgatagttggagctagacacttgggacattccatttcagaaatcattagggaattcagtattctgagagccaatggccttcacttaactattGAGAGCAATGATGTTAGCATCGAGTTGTcattactaacagacaagcaacactgcatgaaattaccacaaaaatcaatgtgagaCAATGAGCATATTTCATTACGGCAAttaggtgaaatttggtgttaatgggctatggcagcacacatTGGATGCAGTTCCCTTTGCTAGCAGCATGACACTGCCCGCAGTGCCTCTCTTGGGACTGTGACCAtggtggttggaccctagatgactggaacacGTTGGCCTTTGGTTGTGGCTCAATAGTGGTATggactatgtttacgtggaatgaactgggtcctctgtcccaacagaaccgatcattgactggaaatggttatgttcggctacttggagaccatttgcagctcttcatggacttcatgttcccaaacaataatggaattttatggatgacagtgttccTTGTGACTGTGCCACAATTACTTGCAATTCATTTaaagaacagtctggacaatttGGGTGAATGATTTGCCCACTCAGACTGCCCCATATGAATCCCAtgaaacatttatgggatataatcaagaggttagtttgtgcacaaaattgtgcagaggcaacacttttgcaattatggatggctatagaggcagaatggctcaatatatcttcagggaacttccaacaacttgttgagttcatgccatgttTGATTGGTGC
This genomic interval from Schistocerca cancellata isolate TAMUIC-IGC-003103 chromosome 3, iqSchCanc2.1, whole genome shotgun sequence contains the following:
- the LOC126175355 gene encoding transmembrane protein 42, producing the protein MLRDRESAFYAVCSGCCACAASLFGKLAGKEDLHSMVSVVTATVFMVLMIVTNAAVWTFFVKALRSSDTSLFPTVASSATNYICSAMAGFWFFGEITSLMWWTGTFLVLVGLLLICQYESNENLQSKLK